A single region of the Gadus morhua chromosome 5, gadMor3.0, whole genome shotgun sequence genome encodes:
- the pttg1ipa gene encoding PTTG1 interacting protein a: protein MDLRRFIPVFLLLVGSTIAFGQAPAPGLACELMNASNCEGCLANVSCLWCLTSEKCITYPVSTILPPHAVCPLNDARWGLCWMNFQILIITLSVVGAVIILAFIVCLLCCCKCQNCGSKSFEAKMDRKADKTKTKQNQRRSEMKERHEEIRNKYGLKGANPYSRFA from the exons ATGGATTTACGCCGTTTCATCCCCGTTTTTCTTCTCCTCGTTGGATCAACAATTGCGTTCGGCCAGGCTCCCGCACCGGGTCTGG CGTGTGAACTTATGAATGCGTCGAACTGTGAGGGGTGCCTGGCCAATGTGTCG TGTTTGTGGTGTCTCACATCTGAAAAGTGTATAACTTACCCTGTGAGTACCATCCTCCCTCCGCATGCAGTTTGCCCATTGAACGATGCTCGCTGGGGTCTCTGTTGga TGAACTTCCAGATATTAATTATCACTTTGTCAGTGGTGGGTGCAGTCATTATCCTTGCTTTCATCGTTTGTCTGCTCTGCTGTTGCAAGTGCCAAAACTGTGG ATCCAAAAGCTTTGAAGCAAAGATGGACAGAAAAGCAGACAAGACAAAGaccaaacaaaatcaaag GAGATCagagatgaaggagagacatgaggaaataagaaataaatacg GCCTGAAGGGAGCCAACCCATACTCAAGATTTGCTTGA
- the sumo3a gene encoding small ubiquitin-related modifier 3-like codes for MSEEKPKEGVKTENDHINLKVAGQDGSVVQFKIKRHTPLSKLMKAYCERQGLSIRQIRFRFDGQPINETDTPSQLEMEDEDTIDVFQQQTGGLC; via the exons ATGTCAGAGGAAAAGCCAAAG GAGGGTGTAAAGACCGAGAACgaccacatcaacctgaaggTTGCAGGGCAGGACGGATCAGTAGTCCAGTTTAAAATTAAGAGGCACACACCCCTCAGCAAACTAATGAAGGCGTACTGCGAACGACAG GGTCTCTCAATAAGGCAGATACGGTTCCGGTTTGACGGTCAGCCTATCAACGAGACAGACACACCATCACAG CTGGAGATGGAAGATGAAGACACCATAGACGTTTTCCAGCAGCAGACAGGTGGGCTCTGCTAA